The Loxodonta africana isolate mLoxAfr1 chromosome 12, mLoxAfr1.hap2, whole genome shotgun sequence genome segment ATAGGCATTTAGCAGCAGAGTGCCTACAAATAGCTCATTAATTTGCTGTgtggcctctctgagcctcagtttcccatcaaTGAAATGGTGGTCTCAAAAGGTCCCTCCTGTACTAACATTCTTTGGCTTTTAGCCATCATCCATGGCCAGTCACTGTCCAGAAACAGTCCTGGAGTATTCTCTCTGCCTCTCAAAATCCAGTTGATCTTTAAGGAATAGAAAATCCAGTTGATgtttaagaaatagaaaagatTTTCTCAGAGGGCTTCATGCACATGCAATGTTGTGTCTCCCCTGAGACCCTTGAGTGGTTTTCTGTTTCCCTCAGGATAAAAGCTCAGCTCCCAAGTCTGGCATTCAAAGCTCTTCACCATCTGACCCCTTACCATTCCAGCTTCATCTCTAATCATTCAACACCCATCCCATGTGGTCTCCCAGCCTGAAAGAccctcttcatttttcttcttgcaTTCTCCaggagtaaggagccctggtggtgtaaactGTTAAGCGTTCGACTGGTAGCTATTCTCTTTTCTAGATCagtgtttcttaatttttaaCATGTATTCCTATCACTTGGGGGTATCTTGTTAAAGTGAAGatcagtaggtctgggatggggcccaAGATTCAGTATTTCTAACAAGTGATGCTGATGTTTCCGGTCTTTGGACCACAGTTCCAGTAGCAAGGGAgtacattttttatattttgtaccaAAAGGAAGGGAGATTCTGACTGGTAAGAGGatccaggcagagggagacaaGCTGTGCAGATGACTTCAGATTCTAGTCAACTTGATAGAATTGCATCACGGTTAAGAGCCTGGGTTTTTTGGACAATGTCAGGCTTTTGGTTCAAACCCTGGATTTGCCATTAATTAGATGTGTGGCCTTGGACAGTAACTTTACTTTTGAAtgtatttccttctctgtaaaatggggctaataatacctaacccaaagaattgaaagcacttagcacagttcctggctcatagtaagtgctcaagaaATTGTAGTAGTTGCtattatttattgttattattaattaGAGAAATAATGACAGAGGAGGAAATGAGGTTTGAAAAAATACTTAAACAGGAAGATTACAAACTTCAAATACATGTATCATTATTATTACCCTATATTGTATCCCCCACAGTACCTTCTTGCTGCAGTACAAATGCCATTTGTTCTAATTTTAAAATCAAGTAGTTGTAGAATTAGAGGCATGTGAGGGCCTTTAAGAAGGAGCCtgggtagtacagtggttaagcacttggctgccaactgaaaggtcgatgctggaacccatcagccactttgcaggaaaaagactgcttctgtaaagatgtacagccttagaaaccctatgggccaattctactctgtcctagagggttgctatgagttgaaatcgattccATGACAATAGGAAAGGGCTTTAATGATCACACAGTGTGGTATTTGACAAGATTCAGTCACATGTTGTAGAAAAGGCATGGGGGCGGCATCTGACTTCCTCTTAACTTcaagaagggggaaggagaatcaagatcaacagcccaaggctgattcttatgaggcgGAGATCAAACATAcctcaccctccaacctttttaccagttctgatagcaactgtctctcccactatactctctgcttttctgctgggtttgataattcgttgcagtggccgcacagaactcacagccaaaactcatgattatggggtttattagggtacaattcaggatcagaaatgactcaggatacagttgttggatcaggacagcctcttcttagcCATATctacaggcatgcctctctggtCCCTAGGCCTCCGCccagctcaggcaagtgttacaaagctcttttagctctgctcataagtgcccagaagcaccccactccaccagtaagctcTCTTTGTCCATGGGTTGGCATTCCTGTTATAACCACCAGGAAGCCCATCCCACTGTcttctgccagtctcctggtttggctgcctctgctgccaccgtTTCTCTGCCACTACTTCTTGCTGTGTCTCACTGTCTCTGGTGTTCTAGGTCTCTTTctgtgtctcctgggtctaggaggtctcagcacagggatcctgggtccaacgGACAccctccactcctagctcttctttcttggtggtagtaggcacccctctgctctgggattggctctgttttaagcctagcaggatggcaaagctgaccagtcccctcattagggtttcatacccttatttgcatggttccagccccacaagggtgccatgcaccgtATTTACAtgattagcaagctatccaatccccttggtgggctacaagCACCTCACTTGCATAGTCTCATCCAGTCATTtgatgggagttacaaagactagaAGGGctgtattaagtaattcactgcattgCACATGGATATTGCTGAtgtgttttacttatttatttagtgTTTCTAATAGATTGACAttgttaaataaatttattttcatctAAACAATAATATTGATGAAATTCAGGGTTTGATGTGATCTAATGTTTTCCTCcatgaaaataaatacataatgatTATGAGATAAAAATCTTCCCACATACCACCTAGAATCCTCTTACATCTTATAGTGTGCATACCTCAAGCTGGTAGATGCTGATATTGTCTAGCCTACCTGTCCTTCCTCGGGACACTGAAGCAGGGGAAGGGATTGACTTGTCCAAGGACTTAATGAGCTGGACTCTGCCCGTCTTCCAAAGATTCTTCCCCATGTGCCCAAGGTCCCCTCCTGGAGCTGGAGACACAAAGGGTACTTGTGTGAAGAATTTCTTTTTCGGAAGTCAATGAACTTGGTCATGAGGAAGTCCTCAGGCTGGCCAAAGTCATTTTAAAGAAGGGTGCCAAGGGAAAATGGGCTAAGAAAATGTATATATGACAGAAGTTCTCTCTGCAATGGTTGATGTCTTGAAATAAATCTAACAGATGTCAAAACCAGGGCAAGACTGGAAAGTGTGTGTGACCTTGAATCCATCCAAACCAGCTATGGGGAGTTTCTTGATTTAAAGTATCAAGTTGTATTTTAACCTTGAACCCTCATGGAGAGAGCTGGGGACTTGGTGTCTAGCCTCTGTCACGTCTTGGCTGTTAGTACAGGGAAGCATTATGGCCTACTGGTTAAGCTTACACTCTAGAGTCAGCCCTGAGTCCCACTGGCGACATGAATGTAATCTCTCTTAGCCTCAGATTTCTCAGCCATCAAAAGGGATAAAACCACCTGATTCAGAGGATTTACTATAATAATGTACATAGAATAGTGTTGTCAAAGCTTAACACTGGAATGTTGATTATTATTGTTAGATATACTGTTTCAACCGGGGCTTCCTTGGCTAGTCTCTAATTTCCCAATTACCCTGTTTTCCAATTCTGAGGTGGTTACTACCAAGCCACTACCTTTTTACAAAACCCTTGAAGGTATGGCCAGCCCTTCCCTCCTCGCAGCCTCAGAAGCAGGAGGCAGTACAGGTAGTTCCTGACTTACGACAGAGTTCCGTTCTGAGGGCTCTGTCGTAAGTTGGCTTTGACGTAGTAGAATatacctctttcttttttttttttttaaagttttcattattattgccttttattgtcatggaaacgctggtggcatagtggttaagagttcagccgctaagcaaaaggtcagcagttcgaatccaccaggtgctccttggaaaccctgtgggtcagttctgctctgccctgtagggttgctatgagtcagaatcaacttgacagcaatgggtttgtttttttttttgttttttgagttttttgtcagtatctttataaatctgatctttgaacatctgggAAAGCTAACATTGTCCCTAATATATGGCAGGCATTTGGTTGTAGATTAATGTACTTGATTGCTTGGCCCACAGTAGATACTCACGATCAGTTTTGCTGGGGTGAGCATTCCTTTTTCTAAAAAGGGAGCAGTGTCCCCTCAATATTCCTCTTCACTCTACTGTTAGTACAAAATATTTTCCCTTCACCCGGCTGtcacaggagtcctggtggtgcagtggttaagagctcagctgctaaccaaaaggtcagcagtttgaatcaacagccgctccttggaaaccatatggggcaattctactctgtcttacaggtcgctatgagtcggaattgacttgagggccaTGGGGGCCATTTTTTTGTTTACGAagcatttcttttcctttctctgatTTTATGTCTGTTTTATCAGTAGAAGCTCAGGCCTCATGAAACTCccttattttcataatttttcatttcaggCCTCAGAGTAACACTGGGGTTTTTGCCCTTGCCCTTTTTACTTCGCAGTTTAAAAAATGGTACatgcttgctcttgaacgtttattttaagaacccagactTGGTACTGGCTGGCTTCTGTGACCCTCCACTCTCCTGGCTGCCCCTGCTCAGTCTCCTCTTGCTGCCCCAGGTTCTCTCTGCCCATTCCCTGGATGGTCTCACCCAGTCTCAAGGCTTCACAAACCATCTCTAGCCTGATGGCTCTCCAGTTTATCTCTCTGGCCTAGGCCTCTCCCCTGTGCTCCAGATGTGTCAAAGAGAATTGGATGTACAAGCCCAAAATGGATCTCGCCCCCAACCTGCTCTTCCCACTGTCATCCTCATCTCtaaatggcaactccatccttGCAGTTGCTAAGATTTAAAAACCTTGGAGTCATCTTAACTCCTTTCTTTGTCCTATGCCTAATTTCTTACTAAATCTGTTGTCTTAAACCAAAATATACCCAGACACCAACCTCTTCTCACCACCTTTACTTCCACCTCTGTCACCTGGGTCGAAGCCACTATCTTCTAGAACTTGCCAACCTACTGATTCTGGACTCTCCCTTTCTTCATTCTGTTCTCAAGCCCAGCAGCCTGAGGGAGCCTTTTAAAATGTCTGATGTGCTCACTTCCTTGCTCAAAACCTTCTTAACGTCTCCCCATCTCATTCATATTAAAAGCCAGAGTCCTAACTGTGGTCAACAAACTGAGCAATTCCCCCACACCTCCCGTGGATTACTCTCCCCTCACGCACTGTGCTTTTAGCCACTTTTTCTTGCCATTCTTGGAACTCAACGGAAaagtcctgcctcagggccttacTGCTCCTTGTTCTCGGGGATTTCCCTGTCCTCTGATCTCACCGCCTTCTGGTCTTTGTTCATGTTACCCTATCAGTAAGGTTTCTTGACAACGCGATATAAATTTGCAGCATCCCCCAAACCCAGGACTGGTATCCACCTTTCCTGAAAGAAGGGATTTTCTCTTTATTCAGTACTGATTTCCCAATGCATAAAGCAGGGTTTGGCATGCCGTacgggctcaataaatatttgttgaattaataaagAATAGATCATCTAAGAGCACCCAGTATCCACTGGCATTGTGAAACGGGCGTTGAATATATTCTCTCTTAATGCTGTGCCTGTGGAGCAGGCAGCGTTGCTTCTACTGTTTTACAAatgggaactgaggctcagagaggttgcaGCTTGCAGAGACGGAGGTCTCCGTTTCCGGGGCCTATCCGTCAGGGCTGACCTTTCACCCCTTCTCCCTGCAGGTCCCGGGCGAGGCGCCCGCTCCGTCTGCAGACCCGACACGCCCACACGCGTGCCCGGACTGCGGCCGCGCCTTTGCGCGCCGATCTACGCTGGCCAAGCACGCACGCATTCACACGGGCGAGCGGCCCTTCGGTTGCACTGAGTGCGGCCGTCGCTTCTCGCAGAAGTCGGCGCTGACTAAGCACAGCCGCACACACACGGGCGAGCGGCCCTACGAGTGCCCCGAGTGCGACAAGCGCTTCTCGGCGGCCTCGAATCTGCGGCAGCACCGGCGGCGCCACACTGGCGAGAAGCCGTACGCATGCGCGCATTGCGGTCGCCGCTTCGCGCAGAGCTCCAATTACGCACAGCATCTGCGCGTGCACACGGGCGAGAAGCCGTACGCGTGCCCGGACTGCGGGCGCGCTTTCGGCGGCAGCTCGTGCCTGGCGCGCCACCGACGCACGCACACGGGCGAGCGGCCGTACGAATGCGCCGACTGTGGCACGCGCTTTGCGCAAAGCTCGGCGCTGGCCAAGCACAAGCGGGTGCACACGGGCGAGAAGCCGCACCGCTGCGCTGTGTGCGGCCGCGGCTTCGGCCACCGTTCCAACCTGGCGGAGCATGCGCGCACGCACACTGGCGAGCGGCCCTACCCGTGCTCAGAGTGCGGCCGCCGCTTCCGCCTCAGCTCGCACTTCATCCGGCACCGGCGCGCGCACATGCGGCGTCGCCTGTTTATCTGCGCCGGATGCGGCCGGGACTTCAAGCTACCCGCTGGCGCCACGGCTGCGACTGCCACAGAGCGCTGTCCCGAGTGCGAGGGCAGCTGAGCCGCCTTCCTGTTGCCGCAGGGCTGTGGGCGTTTGGCTCGGAAGGGGCATGATGCAGCCCCGACTTGGAGGCAGCAGTAACGTGGACACTCCTAGGGAGGGGCCTGGGGAAGTGGGAAGGCCTGGCTGCCCTGGAACTGAGAGAAACCCTGACGGGCCCCTGGGAACTGCCCATCTCCCCCTCACCGTATTTCTTTGGCCGTGTTAGTGAATAAAGTATTATATCTTCACCCCACCCGTGCCTGTGAATGAGGTGGGTGGGGGGAAAAGGAGGAAGGCTGGCATTTTCCCAAGGCTTAGGTGACTTGAGTAGTTAGGGAGCTAGGAGGGGGATTAAGCCCCAAAGGGTTCCTGGGGCAGGGTGTGcgcgtgcacgtgtgtgtgtgcgtgtgtgtgtgtgtgtggccggGTCATCCAACACTTGGCTCTTGGTTACAAACGGCTCTGTGTTCTGCAAAGCTTGAACCTTATGGAGCTGTCTACGGATGGTGACACAGTAGTAGAAACTTTATAGCACTATGTTAAACGCTGTGCTTCATTTAAATATATTTGCTCATCTTCATCCTCAAAACATCCTAAGGTATGTCTTTTATCTCCATATTGACAAACGTGAATGGCAGAGCAGGGACAGGTAAACGGGCAACGGTAGTCTAGTGCATTGGAGCTCTGATGGGGGAAGTAATTGGATAGGAGGATCTCCAATGCAGTTTTGGAGTCTAGGGAGGCTTTTAGAGAAAATGATGTTTAAGCTGGGTCTTGAAGGTCCAGAGTATTAGGGTTGGGGGAGTATGGAGGCAGCCCCCAAACTGAACTTGCAGCCATCCCCTGGGGTGGGATGTGGGGACCTAAAGCAGGGAGTTTGGCAGGAGATAAACCACTGGGGGCCTTGGAAGCCAAGTTTAAAGGATCCACGGCAGCAAAGAAGCCTTGAAGGATTAGGAAGGGATGGATTTGTCCAATTAAGGAGCTGGCATCTGTAGCAGCCTACAGTGTATCTGGGGATGAGGGAAAGGAGATGGGGCTGACTTCACTGCCTAGCTTGGGTAATTGCAGGACAGTATCACTAAGACAGGGACACAGAAGGAGGGGCAGGACTGGAACAGAAGTGGGGGTAGTTGTTAGACCCCCATCTGAACATGTTGAGTGTAAGATGAATGGACCATAACAGCTTGGATGTATCAGGCCTGCAGTGCATGACGTTAGATCCCGAAGAGCACCCAAAAAGAGTCTGTAAAGAACAGCCAGAGGTAGGAAATCTGGAGTGGAAAGTGTCTAATGAGTGGTCAGCTCAGTCCAATGCTGCTCTGGTGTCACTGCGTTTGTCATGTGTACAGGAAAGCAATGGCAGTAGTTTCAATAGAGGAGTGGGGGTGAAAGCCAGCCAGGAGTAGGTTAGGGCATAAATGGATATGAGCAAGCAGTTAGGAGCGTAGACAAGCCTTTCGTGAGGTAGGGCTGGGAGAAGTATGGAGAGAATTTGTTGGGTTTGTTTTGCCAGTAGGGAACAGACTTGAACGTGCTGGTAGGAAGGACTAGTGAAAAGGGAGAGAAGCTGATTAAGGGAGAGGGGATGAAATCAGTGATCAGCAAGAATAGGATTCTGTTATcacaagaggaagaaaaaaggtAGGTTTGGGGCCCAAAGCTGAAACAGTTCCCATCTGATGGATTCTTCCGTACCTGGGAAGTACAAATAGAGATCATTGGTTAAGAGAGGTAAGAGGAATGAGGCCAGTAAAGGGGAATGTCTCATTTTACTAATGCGGAAACAGACGGGCAGCAAGTCAGTGACCATGAGTCCTGTAAGTGTTTCAGAGGTCTTTCCCCCTGTATCACCCCACCCTGTGGAGGCAGGCTACAGAAGTCTCAGAAAAGGATGTGCCTAGGGTCACACTAGGTAAACTACGCACACCCAATGCTATCTTTAGGCCAAGAAGGGGAACAAGAAATTGGCTTTGGCAGGGGTCTCTGCTTTTTCAAATGGGCCCAAGCCCAAGGGAAGAGATCTGGCCCCAGTTGGTGCTGGGAATCAAGGGAGAAGGGTAGAGGGATCATACAGGACTGGGATCCCAATGGACAAGGCTGCGGTCTGGGGGGCAAGGCCTGCCTTAACCCACCTGCCTTAGCTGTGGGCATTTTCTGCTCTGGGCCCCGGAAAGTTGAGTTGAAAAGGCAAACAGAtgataacaataacagcaaactCACAAAGTACTTACTATATGCCAAGTGTGTCCTGTACACTCTGCATGTAGTAACACAGCTATCAGGTAGGTACTGTtactttcattttacagatgagaaaaccaaggcacagaaagATGAGTGTCAAAGATGGCATTTGAACCCAAACTGCCTGGCTCCAGAATCTGGGCTCTTAACCAATACTATATAGCCAAAaagaagaaccaaacccattgctattgagttgattccaactcaatgaccctagaagacagagtagaactgctccaaaggatctccaaggagcacctggtggattcaaactgctgaccttttggttagcagccaaactcttaaccactatgctaccagggtttccagtactaCCTACAGCCTCCTTTATAAGCCCATAACTGAGAAGGCACTAGAATTTGCTAGAAATTAGGTTTCTCTGCCCTGCAGGTAGGAGGGACAATGGAGAAACATGGGGATTAAGGGGCTGACACATCCCTGGTGCCCCTCTCCAGCACCTGCTGAAAATAGAGCCTCCCCAGTGACCCCAGGAAGAAACCAGAGGTTGCTGCTGAAAACTTTTATTGGGAGAGAAGACAGGAGGCTGTTTTCCAGAGGTCCCTGGGCCTCAGACCTCAGGAAGTGGGGCCTCCAGGCGCATGATCTGTTAAGAAAGGACCAGAAAGTTCTGTAACCAGGCTACCTTCTGCTTCTCAGAT includes the following:
- the ZNF771 gene encoding zinc finger protein 771 isoform X1, with product MTGRSRGPAPSPPREPRPRRVLNRRAPRPGAARTPSVRLDSKMPGEQQAEEEEEEEMQEEMVLLVKGEEDEGEEKYEVVKLKIPMDNKEVPGEAPAPSADPTRPHACPDCGRAFARRSTLAKHARIHTGERPFGCTECGRRFSQKSALTKHSRTHTGERPYECPECDKRFSAASNLRQHRRRHTGEKPYACAHCGRRFAQSSNYAQHLRVHTGEKPYACPDCGRAFGGSSCLARHRRTHTGERPYECADCGTRFAQSSALAKHKRVHTGEKPHRCAVCGRGFGHRSNLAEHARTHTGERPYPCSECGRRFRLSSHFIRHRRAHMRRRLFICAGCGRDFKLPAGATAATATERCPECEGS
- the ZNF771 gene encoding zinc finger protein 771 isoform X2 — encoded protein: MPGEQQAEEEEEEEMQEEMVLLVKGEEDEGEEKYEVVKLKIPMDNKEVPGEAPAPSADPTRPHACPDCGRAFARRSTLAKHARIHTGERPFGCTECGRRFSQKSALTKHSRTHTGERPYECPECDKRFSAASNLRQHRRRHTGEKPYACAHCGRRFAQSSNYAQHLRVHTGEKPYACPDCGRAFGGSSCLARHRRTHTGERPYECADCGTRFAQSSALAKHKRVHTGEKPHRCAVCGRGFGHRSNLAEHARTHTGERPYPCSECGRRFRLSSHFIRHRRAHMRRRLFICAGCGRDFKLPAGATAATATERCPECEGS